The proteins below come from a single Deinococcus roseus genomic window:
- a CDS encoding aldose epimerase family protein, with product MPTQTPQTVSPSVHREPWGTTPAGQQVSLYTLRNKNHLTVQVSEFGAVLVSIRTPDRHGRFEDIVLGHHQLEPYLDRKTAQFFGATIGRFGNRIAHGTFSLEGQTYALACNNSPNALHGGPQGFDMVLWESAGFVQEQGVGVKLSYLSKDGEEGYPGNLQVTVTYTLTDLDELHIDYQASTDRTTVLNLTNHTFFNLSGNARRDVLNHELTIYADAFTPTDAELIPTGELLSVQGTALDFRTPHTLGARIRSEDGHLKLAGGYDHNYVLRNSGLRHAATLFEPLSGRVLETFTTEPGMQLYSGNFLDGSVTGKNGRCYQQHDGVCLETQHFPDSPNQPQFPSTVLQPETTFHSRTIYAFKQRPLNL from the coding sequence ATGCCCACCCAGACCCCTCAAACCGTTTCCCCCTCGGTCCACCGTGAACCCTGGGGGACCACCCCTGCAGGGCAGCAGGTGTCCCTGTACACCCTGCGCAACAAAAACCACCTGACCGTGCAGGTTTCCGAATTTGGCGCGGTGCTGGTGTCCATCCGCACCCCGGACCGGCATGGCAGGTTTGAAGACATCGTGCTGGGACACCACCAGCTTGAGCCTTATCTGGACCGCAAAACTGCACAGTTCTTCGGGGCGACCATTGGCCGTTTTGGGAACCGCATTGCGCATGGCACCTTCTCGCTGGAAGGTCAGACTTATGCCCTGGCCTGCAACAACAGTCCCAATGCCCTGCATGGTGGACCGCAGGGTTTTGACATGGTGTTGTGGGAAAGCGCAGGTTTTGTGCAGGAGCAGGGTGTGGGTGTGAAGCTCTCTTACCTGAGCAAAGACGGAGAAGAGGGTTACCCCGGCAACCTGCAGGTGACCGTGACCTACACCCTCACCGATCTGGATGAATTGCACATTGATTATCAGGCCAGCACAGACCGGACCACCGTACTCAACCTGACCAACCACACGTTCTTCAACCTCTCTGGGAACGCCAGAAGGGACGTGCTGAACCATGAACTGACCATCTACGCAGATGCCTTCACCCCCACCGATGCAGAGTTGATTCCCACCGGAGAACTGCTGTCTGTGCAGGGTACGGCGCTGGATTTTCGCACGCCGCATACCCTGGGGGCCAGAATTCGCAGCGAGGATGGGCACCTGAAGCTTGCTGGAGGCTATGACCACAATTATGTTCTGCGCAACAGTGGTCTGAGGCATGCAGCAACGCTTTTTGAGCCGCTTTCGGGGCGGGTGCTGGAAACCTTCACCACCGAACCGGGGATGCAGCTGTACTCCGGGAACTTTCTGGATGGGAGCGTCACCGGCAAAAACGGCAGGTGTTACCAGCAGCACGATGGGGTGTGCCTGGAAACCCAGCATTTCCCGGACAGCCCCAACCAGCCGCAGTTTCCCAGCACGGTTTTGCAACCTGAAACAACCTTTCACTCCAGAACCATCTATGCCTTCAAACAGAGGCCCCTGAACCTATGA
- a CDS encoding glycoside hydrolase family 27 protein, with the protein MTDLKKKGVALPPPMGWNSWDCYGASVREDEVRGNAEYMAANLLQHGFEYIVVDIQWYEPGAFSSQYRPFVPLQMDAFSRLMPASNRFPSASGGQGFGPLAAYVHSLGLKFGIHIMRGIPRQAVHQNTPILGTHATARDIAHPNSICPWNTDMYGVDASQAGAQEYYNSLFELYASWGVDFVKVDDIAASRLYGYHGAEVELIRKAMDRCGRPMVLSLSPGPADLAQAEHLKKHASMWRMTDDLWDVWDHIEVMFDRCHEWSDHIGPGHWPDADMLPLGHIGIRSVDGGGGNRWCRLSQDEQRTLMTLWCMARSPLMFGGEMRDLDAFTLALLTNSEALKLQSSGIAPRQVWREGDQVAWRSRCEDGSQYLAVFNLSGQSCEVQVPAEVLDGVPPTMREVWTGKAQEGFVFAVPAHGCQLLVF; encoded by the coding sequence ATGACCGACCTGAAGAAAAAAGGTGTTGCTTTGCCCCCTCCCATGGGCTGGAACAGCTGGGATTGTTATGGGGCCTCGGTGCGGGAAGATGAAGTGCGGGGAAATGCAGAGTACATGGCTGCAAACCTGCTGCAGCACGGATTTGAGTACATTGTTGTGGACATCCAGTGGTACGAGCCCGGAGCTTTTTCCTCCCAGTACCGTCCGTTTGTGCCCCTGCAGATGGATGCGTTTTCCCGTCTGATGCCTGCCTCCAACCGTTTTCCCAGTGCGTCAGGAGGGCAGGGCTTTGGACCTCTGGCAGCTTATGTGCACAGCCTGGGGCTGAAGTTTGGCATCCACATCATGCGGGGGATTCCCCGTCAGGCTGTGCACCAGAACACGCCAATCCTGGGAACCCATGCCACAGCGCGTGACATTGCCCACCCCAATTCCATCTGCCCCTGGAACACCGACATGTACGGTGTAGACGCTTCACAGGCTGGGGCTCAGGAATATTACAATTCACTTTTCGAGCTTTATGCCTCCTGGGGCGTGGATTTTGTGAAGGTCGATGACATCGCTGCCTCCAGGCTGTATGGCTACCACGGTGCAGAAGTGGAACTGATTCGCAAGGCCATGGACCGCTGTGGCAGACCGATGGTGCTCAGCCTTTCTCCTGGCCCTGCGGACCTTGCGCAGGCAGAGCACCTCAAGAAACATGCCAGCATGTGGCGCATGACCGACGATCTGTGGGATGTCTGGGACCACATCGAGGTGATGTTTGACCGCTGTCATGAGTGGAGTGACCACATTGGCCCCGGTCATTGGCCCGATGCAGACATGCTCCCACTGGGTCACATTGGCATCCGTTCTGTGGATGGGGGAGGGGGCAACCGCTGGTGTCGGCTGTCCCAGGACGAGCAAAGAACCCTGATGACCCTGTGGTGCATGGCAAGAAGCCCCCTGATGTTTGGTGGGGAAATGCGGGATCTGGATGCCTTCACCCTCGCTCTGCTTACAAATTCTGAAGCTCTGAAGCTCCAGAGCTCTGGAATTGCACCCCGTCAGGTGTGGCGGGAGGGAGATCAGGTGGCATGGAGGTCCAGGTGTGAAGATGGGTCGCAGTATCTTGCGGTGTTCAACCTCTCTGGTCAGTCCTGTGAAGTGCAGGTGCCAGCAGAGGTTCTGGACGGTGTTCCCCCCACCATGCGGGAGGTGTGGACCGGGAAAGCACAGGAGGGCTTTGTTTTTGCAGTGCCTGCCCACGGGTGCCAGTTGCTGGTGTTCTGA
- a CDS encoding alpha-N-arabinofuranosidase, which translates to MTPSMNTTHLKITTPIGLISPRFYGHFAEHLARCCYDGLWVGPQSQIPNTRGWRSDLISALQQMPVPMIRWPGGCYADHYHWRDGIGQRTPRLGISCGTRVTDTNELGTHEFMDLCDLLQSEAYLAGNMASGSVQEMCDWLEYTSGSADTTVTRERQKNGRKDPWDVKLWGVGNESWDCGGRYDAKTYAAEFKRYGVMMKHVDPAVELVAVGNDEVAAARADHMETFWNEIFMEHIQDHIDLIDHLSVHTYWIDGGAETGFSEENYYTLLSEADTTEEAIVRAKRTIDRYARGRKNIKVAMDEYGVWHPETRPWGPGPHDDSRPNNFEQANTLRDALSVGIALEGFHRQANILGLANLAQIVNVLQSVAMTEGEKMFLTPTYHALKLHEHHIGATSCRVEVQTDRVFKMPRITATASQKDGKTTVTVINRHISEANQIVLHDLPETLLAAEILSGPAPDATNTYDQPERVSLQPLEVQRTGNTWTAVLPPHSMATLRFSH; encoded by the coding sequence ATGACCCCATCCATGAACACCACCCACCTGAAAATCACCACCCCCATCGGCCTGATTTCCCCCCGTTTTTACGGACACTTCGCAGAACACCTCGCCCGCTGTTGTTACGACGGGTTGTGGGTTGGCCCCCAGTCCCAGATTCCCAACACCAGAGGCTGGAGGAGTGACCTGATTTCTGCGTTGCAGCAGATGCCGGTTCCCATGATCCGCTGGCCTGGAGGGTGTTACGCAGACCACTACCACTGGCGGGATGGGATCGGGCAGCGCACCCCCAGACTGGGGATTTCCTGCGGCACCCGCGTGACCGACACCAACGAACTGGGCACCCATGAATTCATGGACCTCTGTGATTTGCTGCAGTCTGAGGCTTACCTGGCCGGAAACATGGCTTCTGGCAGCGTGCAGGAGATGTGCGACTGGCTGGAGTACACCAGCGGAAGTGCAGACACCACCGTCACCCGTGAACGCCAGAAGAACGGCAGAAAAGACCCCTGGGACGTGAAACTCTGGGGGGTGGGCAACGAGAGCTGGGACTGCGGCGGGCGTTACGATGCAAAAACCTACGCTGCGGAATTCAAACGTTACGGCGTGATGATGAAGCACGTGGATCCTGCTGTGGAACTGGTGGCCGTGGGGAACGATGAGGTTGCGGCGGCCCGTGCAGACCACATGGAGACCTTCTGGAACGAGATCTTCATGGAGCACATCCAGGACCACATCGATTTGATTGATCACCTGTCTGTTCACACATACTGGATTGATGGGGGTGCAGAAACGGGCTTCTCGGAAGAAAACTATTACACCCTGCTCTCGGAGGCAGACACCACCGAGGAAGCCATTGTGCGGGCCAAACGCACCATCGACAGATACGCCAGAGGCCGCAAGAACATCAAGGTCGCCATGGACGAGTATGGCGTCTGGCACCCTGAAACCCGTCCCTGGGGTCCCGGTCCTCACGATGACAGCCGCCCCAACAACTTCGAGCAGGCCAACACCCTCAGGGATGCACTTTCTGTGGGCATTGCGCTGGAAGGGTTCCACAGGCAGGCCAACATCCTGGGTCTGGCCAACCTCGCCCAGATCGTCAACGTTCTGCAGAGCGTGGCCATGACCGAGGGGGAGAAGATGTTCCTGACCCCCACCTACCACGCCCTCAAGCTGCACGAGCACCACATCGGGGCCACCAGTTGCCGGGTAGAGGTGCAAACGGACCGGGTGTTCAAAATGCCCCGCATCACCGCAACGGCCAGCCAGAAAGACGGGAAGACCACCGTTACGGTGATCAACCGCCACATCAGCGAAGCAAACCAGATTGTGCTGCACGACCTGCCTGAAACGCTGCTTGCTGCCGAAATTCTTTCTGGTCCTGCTCCAGATGCCACCAACACCTACGACCAGCCAGAACGGGTGTCTTTGCAACCTCTGGAGGTGCAGCGAACTGGCAACACCTGGACTGCTGTGCTGCCACCTCACAGCATGGCGACTTTGCGGTTTTCCCACTGA